The following is a genomic window from Brucella pseudogrignonensis.
CGCTGCCCGTCACCGGCGGCAATGTGAAGCTGCAATGGAAGCCGGATTTCGGCATGCGCTGGGCAGCGCTGGGCGTTGATTTCGAAATGTTCGGCAAGGATCACCAGACCAATGCGGGCATTTACGACCGCATCTGTGAAATTCTTGGTGGCCGTGCGCCAGAGCATTTCGTCTATGAACTCTTCCTTGATCAGCTTGGCCAGAAGATTTCAAAATCAAAGGGCAATGGCATCGCGATTGACGAATGGCTGGCCTATGCGCCAACTGAAAGCCTTGCACTTTACAATTTCCAGAAGCCCAAGACCGCGAAGAAGCTCTATTTCGACGTGATCCCGAAGGCGGTGGACGAATATTTCACCTATCTTTCGGCTTATAACCGTCAGGAGTGGAAAGACCGTCTGAACAATCCGGTCTGGCATATCCATTACGGCAACCCGCCAAAGGTTGAACTGCCGGTTACATTCGCGCTGATGCTCAATCTGGTGAGCGCGTCCAATGCAGAAAACCCAAGCGTTCTCTGGGGCTTTATCTCGCGCCATGTGCCAGGTGTTACGCCGGAAAACAATCCGGAACTTGACGCGCTCGTTGGCTATGCGATCCGCTACTTCAATGATTTTGTCAAACCGACCAAGCAGTTCCGCGCCCCAGACGATGTGGAGCGCGCAGCACTTGAAGGCCTTGATGCCAAGCTTGCGACGCTGCCTGCAGGTACTGATGGCACTGACATTCAGAACTCAATTCTGGACGTTGCCCGCGCAATCGAGCGCTATCAGGACCACACTAAGAAGAGCCCTGAAGGCGGCCCCGGCGTATCAGTCTCCTTCTTCCAGATGCTTTATGAAGTGCTGATCGGTCAGGAACGCGGTCCACGCTTTGGTTCCTTTGTTGCCCTCTATGGCATTGATGAAACCCGCGCACTTGTTCAGAAGGCGCTTGCTGGCACATTGTCATAACCGGCCAAGAATTCGAAAAATGCCCTGCGTTGACCAATCAGCGCAGGGCATTTTTATTTATATCATCTTCCATTCTAATTGAAGCTAAGCAAAGGAGAAGACCTCCAATGTCCAACACGCGCCTTCCGAAAACCATTTCACAGTTTTAGGGCGCGATCTAGTTTTGCGGCGCCGGTGGGAATTCTCCATCAAGCTGCTGTGGTCGTATCGGTTGATCAGGCGTCGCTGGCGCTTGTATTATTGGCTGATCAACCCCATTACCAAACTCCGGCAACGCGGTTTCAGGCTTATTTCCATAGATTCCAAGTTTGCCGGCTTCTGCTTTTTCACCAGCCTCCTGATAGGCACCACCCGCAACAGCTTCCGCCCAACCATTAGCAACGAGCCACTGCGCTGCATCGTCATTGCCGACAGTGCATTGCGTCGCAATAGCAGCACCACTGTCATCCTTCGGCAGGCGGCACATAATTGCCCGTGCGCGTAACCATTGGCGAAAGGCTGTGCGCGCCTGCATACCGCATGGCCAATTTTCACCCGATGACGACTGGCAGGATTGCTCAACCGGCATAACTTCTATGCCTTGCAAATCGACAATACGCCCCTGACTTTCAAGCCGACCTGCTGCAATTGCAACAGGACGCTGCAAAAGCTGCATTTGCTCACCCTCGTCCACCGAGATGGCAGGAGCAGGTGGCTCCGGTGGCTTTGGCGCGGAGGCTAAGCCAAGATCACTCAAAGGTGGCCGCGCAGGCTCACGCTCAAACCCGCTCTGCCCTGGTTCGCTTTGACCACTCTGACTGGCAGAGTTCTGTTCATTAGTGTTTGGTGCAGCTTCAGGAGCCGGAGCATCTGGCGCTAAAGGATTATCTGCATCTTTGTCGGGTTCGTTATAGTCAAACTGCTCTACGACAATTCCATTGCCCGAACCCGCTTCCACTTTGCTTTCACCGTCGCCGCTTTCGACAACAGTCACCGGGCGATCCAGCGCGCCATAAAACGGTGCAACGAATGCAGCGGCGAGGATGGCTCCAGTAAGACTGGCTAAACTACCGAAAACAATCCGTGCATTACTCTTACGAGGCGGCTTGGTCATTACTGGCTGGCCCACAGAATGCGTGCGACCCACTCAACATCTTTCATTTCAAAAGCGCGGTTCGGAAATTCAGGATTGAACGAATGCAATTCGATCGTACGTGGTGTCTGGCGATGCAATATTTTAGCCATTACCTCTCCTTCTTTCGTGCGAACGACGACGCGGTCACCACGGCGAACCGCTGCATTGGGTGCTACCACCAGCGTATCGCCGTCGCGATAGAGCGGCAACATCGAGTCACCAGAAACTTCCAGAGCATAGACATGATCGTTGGGTGCCGCTGGAAACTGCACGACATCCCAGCCCTGGCCTGCAGGGAAACCGGCATCATCAAAATATCCGCCACCACCTGCTTCTGCCATGCCAAGCAGCGGAATTGCGCTTGGTTCCTGCAAATACTCACCATAATTCGGCGTCGAATTTTCACCACGAATGAGCCGGGTAAATTCATCAAATGTTGCCCCGGTGGCTTCCATCACCTTGGCAAGTGACTCTGTTGAAGGCCAACGCGCACGACCATCTGATGCATATCGCTTGGATTTGTTAAAGGTCGTTGGATCAAGCCCTGCACGACGCGCAAGACCGGACGCACTTAAAGAACTGCGCTCTGCCAAGGCATCAATCGCAGCCCATACGCTATCGTGAGAAAACATTGCCAAAACCTACGAAAGAGGATTTTAAACCTAATTACCTAACATATATTGTGGCAAACTTAACAGAATTCCTAAAACGACGCAAGATGTGCGATTTTGCAGGTAAATTTTCTTATACATAGACGAAACGCGCAACATTGGAATGTCGCGCGTTTCTCGTTTCAGACAAAATTTATACGTTAAGCGGCTTTCTTCGCTTCACTTTTATACGGATTGAAGCGCTGGTAAAAGCTTTCGCCATTCTCTGCCATATCGGCAAGCAGCTTTGGTGCCTTGAACTGCTGGCCGTATTTGCGCTGCAACTCCTTGGCAAGCTTGACGAACTTCTTAGCTCCCATGCCGTCGATATATGACAGTGTGCCGCCAGTATAAGGTGCAAAACCAAAGGCCAGAATGGAGCCGACATCGGCTTCACGCGGATCAGTGACAATGCCCTCTTCCATAACGCGCGCAGCTTCCAGAGCAATCGTCACGAGGAAGCGCTCTTTCAGTTCCTTCACGTCAATTTTATCCGGGTTCTGCTGCGGATAGAGGTCTTTCAAACCGGCCCAGAGATGCTTCTTGGCAGGCTTGGCTGGGTATTCGTAGAAGCCCTTGCCGTTCTTGCGGCCCTTACGGTCAAACTCATTGACGAGCCTGTCAACCAATTCGACATGGCGCGGATCAACGGCCTTTTCACCAAGATCGGCAAGGGTTGCCTTGAGGATTTTCTGCGAGAGATCAATTGCCGTTTCGTCGTTGAGCGCAAGCGGGCCAACCGGCATACCGGCCATACGGGCGGCATTTTCGATCATCGCAGCAGGAACACCTTCAACGAGCATGTTGTAGGCTTCCGACATATAACGCAGCACGCAGCGATTGACGTAGAAACCGCGCGTGTCGTTGACGACAATTGGCGTCTTTTTGATCGCACGAACATAATCAAGGGCTACGGCCAATGCCTTGTCGGACGTCTTCTTGCCCAGAATCACTTCCACCAGCATCATCTTATCGACTGGCGAGAAGAAGTGGATGCCGATGAAATTCTTCGGACGCTTGGAGACTTTCGCAAGGCCAGTGATTGGCAAGGTCGAGGTATTGGACGCAAAGACTGCAGAAGTTTTCAGCACTTCCTCAGCTTTTTCGGTCGCCACGCGCTTGACTTCGCGGTCCTCGAACACGGCTTCAATCACCAGATCAGTACCTTCGAGCAGCGCATAGTCAGGCGTTGCAGTGATGAGCGACAGGAGCTTTTCCTTGTCGGCTTCCGTCGCGCGGCCCTTCTGCATTTCCTTGGTGATAAGATCAGCCGTATGGGCCTTGCCCTTATCGGCAGATTCCTGATCCCGATCGATCAGCACCACCGGAATGCCAGCTTTGGCCGTCACATAAGCGATACCTGCGCCCATGAAGCCCGCACCAATGACGCCGATCTTCTTGAACTTGGTTGGCTTTTCATCGGCTGGACGACGCGCGCCCTTGTTCAATTCCTGCAACGATACGAACAGCGAACGGATCATCATGCCCGCTTCGGTCGTCTGGAGAATTTCGGTGAAGTAGCGCTGTTCGATCTTAAGGCCGGTATCGAATGGAACCAGAAGGCCTTCATATACCGATTTCAGGATAGCGAGTGCCGCCGGATAATTGCCCGACGTTTCACGGCGCAGAATGGCGGTTGCAGCAGGCCAGAGATTTGCACCAGCAGCCGAATAAATAGCTCCGCCCGGCAGCTTGAAGCCTTTTTCATCCCATGGCTGAACCGGCTTGAGACCACCCTTAATAAGCTTCTTGGCGGTTTCAACGAGCTTCTTGGCAGGTGCGACTTCAGTAACAAGACCCATTGCCTTGGCGCGCTGCGCTGTCAGGCTTGAGCCAGTCGTCATCATCTGCAAAGCGTCCTGCTGGTTGGCAAGGCGTGGCACACGCTGCGTACCGCCAGCGCCCGGAAACAGGCCGACTTTCACTTCCGGCAGACCCATTTTCACGCCCGGCGCGTCGGATGCAACACGGGCATGACAAGCGAGCGACATTTCAAATGCGCCGCCCATGCAGGTGCCATTGATGGCTGAAACCCATGGCTTGCCCGAGGTTTCCAGCTTGCGGAACAGTCCGCCCATACGACCTACATTGTCGAACAGTGACTGGACAGCAGCCTGCTTGTCCTTTGCCTTTTGCTTCTGGAATTCCTTGAACATGCCTTCGAGCATGGTCAGGTCTGCTCCGCCGGAGAACGTGTCTTTGCCCGACGTGATGACCACGCCCTTGACCTTTTCGTCGGCAGTCGTCGCGTCGATGATGGCGTTCAGTTCCTGCATCGCCTCGACGGTGAAAACATTCATCGACTTTTCGGGCATGTCCCATGTGACGAGAGCGATGCCATCGGTGTCGGTTTCAACTTTGAAATTTACGTAAGCCATTGTTTAAACCTCCCTTTACACGCGCTCGATGATCGTGGCCGTACCCATACCAGCACCGATGCACAAAGTGACCAGCGCGGTGTTTAGGTCGCGGCGTTCCAATTCATCCAGCACCGTGCCAAGGATCATCGCGCCGGTTGCACCCAGCGGGTGGCCAAGCGCAATCGCGCCGCCATTGACGTTGATCTTGTCGTGCGGAATGTCAAAGGCCTGCATGTAACGCAGAACCACGGCAGCGAAGGCTTCGTTCAACTCGAACAGATCGATGTCCGAGAGCTTCATCTTGGCCTGCTTCAGAAGCTTTTCCGTTACATCAACCGGGCCAGTCAGCATAAGGGCTGGTTCAGAGCCGATATTGGCAAAAGCACGGATACGCGCACGCGGCTTGATGTCAAAGGCTTTTCCGGCCTTTTTCGAGCCAACAAGAACACCAGCTGCGCCATCAACGATACCAGACGAATTACCGGCATGGTGAACGTGATTGATGGTTTCTACTTCCGGGTGTGCCTGAATGCCAACAGCATTGAAGCCGCCCATTTCGCCCGGCATCACAAAGGATGGGTTGAGCTGGCCAAGCGCCTGCATATCAGTGCCGGGACGCATATGCTCATCATGGTCAAGAATGGTGAGGCCGTTCTGATCCTTGATCGGAATGACCGAATTTTTGAAATAACCTTTTTCCCACGATTTTGCAGCGCGCTTCTGGCTTTCGACAGCATAGGCATCAACATCATCACGCGAAAAGCCGTATTTCGTGGCAATCAGATCAGCCGACACGCCCTGCGGCATAAAAAAGCCCGGAAAGCCAACGGATGGATCCATGTACCAGGCACCGCCCGACATGCCCATGCCGACGCGGGACATGCTTTCAACGCCACCGGCAATCACCAGATCGTCGGCACCGAACGCAACCTTGGCTGCAGCCAGATTGATGGCATCGAGACCAGATGCGCAGAAGCGCGAAATCTGAATGCCGGGAGCCTTGAAATCATAACCGGCCTCGAAGGCAGCAGATTTTGGAATGACAGCCCCCGCTTCGCCGACAGGATCGACGCAGCCGAAAATGATGTCATCGACCTTTGCCGTGTCGATGCCGTTGCGGTCGCGCAAGGATTCCAGAACCTTCGCGCCCAGACGAACGGCAGGCACTTCATGCAGACTACCGTCTTTCTTGCCACGTCCGCGTGGTGTGCGCACGTGATCGTAAATATAAGCCTCAGCCATTTTTTCTCCTTCCCGCTAAGTTCGAAAACGTAGCCTGATCTCTAACTCAAAATGCGTCTGCGTTAAGCGCCATCATGCTCTCTGCACCCGACTGTATGCGCGCGAGATGAGCCACACTTTCCGGCATGATCCGCTCGAAATAGTAGCGAGCCGTGACAAGCTTTGCTTCAAGATAAGCCTTGTTGCCCTCGCCCGCAGCCAGCTTTTCTTCGGCAACCTTTGCCATCCGCGCCCACATGTAACCAAGCGCCACCAGACCAAACAGATGCATGTAATCATTCGATGCTGCACCCGCATTGTCTGGCTTTGCCATCGCGTTCTGCATCAGCCACATGGTTGCGGCCTGAAGATCGTTGACGCCCTTCTTCAGATGCTTTGTGAAAAATGAGAGCTTTTCATTTTCGCGATTGGTTTCGCAGAACTCACCCACTTCCTTGAAGAAAGCCGTGATCGCACGACCACCATTCAGCGCCAGCTTGCGGCCAACCAGATCAAGTGCCTGAATGCCGTTAGCACCTTCATAGATCATAGCAATACGCGCATCGCGCACGTATTGGCTCATGCCATGTTCTTCGATATAGCCGTGACCGCCAAACACCTGCTGCGCCATGACAGCATGTTCAAAACCCTTGTCGGTCAGAACGCCTTTCAGCACAGGTGTAAGCAGGCCAACGAGATCGTCTGCAGCCTGACGCTCTGCTTCATCGCCGGAACGATGGGCAATATCGGAGTTCAACGCAGTCCAGAGGATAAGCGCGCGACCGGCTTCATTGAAGGCGCGGATATTCATAAGGTTACGGCGGATATCGGGGTGTACGATGATCGGGTCTGCCTTCTTGTCAGGTGCTGCTGCACCTGAAAGGGCACGGCCCTGAATACGCTCACGCGCATAGATCGCAGCGTTCTGATAAGCGGTTTCCGCAATCGAAAGACCCTGCAAAGCCACGCCAAGACGCGCTTCATTCATCATGGTGAACATGGCGCGTAGACCCTTATGGGCCTCGCCGATCAGGAAGCCGGTCGCATCGTCATAGTTCATCACACAGGTTGCATTGCCATGGATACCCATCTTTTCTTCGATGGAGCCACAGGACACGCCATTGCGTTCGCCAGGATTCCCATCGGCATCCAGGACGAACTTCGGTACGATGAACAGCGAAATACCTTTCACGCCTTCAGGTGCACCGTCAATACGAGCCAACACCAGATGGATGATATTTTCCGACATGTCATGTTCGCCAGCAGAGATGAAAATCTTCTGGCCGGAAATCTTGTAGGAACCATCGTCCTGCGGCGTTGCGCTCGTGCGCAAAAGACCCAGATCCGTGCCGCAATGCGGCTCGGTCAGGTTCATGGTGCCGGTCCATGTGCCTTCGACCATCTTTGGCAGATATGTTTCTTTCTGCTCATCCGTACCATGGGTAAGGATCGCAGCAATAGCGCCCTGTGTCAGCCCCGGATACATGGTGAGCGCCATATTGGCAGATGACATATATTCGCCAACGGCTGTATGCAGCAGATATGGAAGCCCCTGCCCGCCATATTGCTCTGGAACCGCAAGACCAAGCCAGCCACCCTCGCGATACTGATCATAGGCTGCTTTGAAACCCTTTGGCGTCTTCACCGAACCATCGGATGCGCGGGCACAACCTTCCTGATCGCCGGTATGATTGACCGGAAACAGCGTACCCTCCGCAAGCTTCGCGCCTTCGGACAGGATCGCTTCGACGACATCGGGTGATGCATCGGCAAAACCCGGCAAATTATTGTAACGCTGATAATTCAGAACGTCATTGAGAACGAAATTTGTATCCTCAACTGGCGCGCGATAACTCGGCATCGAAATCCTCCAAAGCATTTACCAAATCAGCTCCGCATCAAGCGGCACAGGCTCCCACCCGCATGTAAAACGTTACCTATGTGCACTGTGTCACACGGAACGCTCAAATGCGTGACAGCATATCCTCTTCACAAAAATGGGGCCTAAAACTCGAAAAAATAGCCATTTTTGCTCAATTTAAAGCACTAATTGTTCAAAGATCAAAGAAAGCGCTTCAATTCCGCGATCACCTTAACCGACTTTGACGTTTCCGTAAACGTCAAAATATGTTTAAACAAAGCCAAGCGTTTCGCTCGCTATTGAGCCGGTAAAGGAGTCGTCAGTCTGGCTGCGGCCTATGCATGGCAAACTTTCAAAGCTGCCTACTATGGCGGATGATTCTCAAAAGGCCGTAAGAGGGCCTTAAAGCCGCTTTTAGACTGCCTTTAAAGGCCGCTTAAAAATCTTGATTAGTCTAATAACCAGCGTCAAAATGTCAGGAACGAGCGACACGCTACAACCGGCTTATGTATCAAAACTACATGCTAAGTCATTAATTTTAAGGAAAACAAGCGCTTAAGAGCGACTTATGGCGGAGGGGGTGTCTGTCGAATGGATTCGACCATCACTTTGAAATAAATTACTAATAAAGAAAATAATTATTTTTATTACACACAAATATATACGCAAAATAATTGTCTTTATCTTCAAATAAAAAATTGATTATGGTTTGAATTCCAATCTCGAACAAAAAATCAAACATGCATCTAAGTCTTAAATATAATATATTTACTCCGTTATGGCCATAACAAAACACTTTTTTGATCGGATTTTATTATGATTTTCTTTTTAGAAAAACAAAATTACCAGTTCTCTTCATTATTGCTATCTAATCAATAAAAAGGCTTTTCATTAGTCTACCGGCATCCATTTTCAGCTATCGTCGTCGGAATAATTACGCTGTGCTTCAGATGGCTACGGTTGTTGAACGAAGCAAACTATTTAAGCGTGGTATGTCAATCGGCGTTTAAACGGGGCTCTGACGCAATCTCGATGACATCAGGGCGCTCCTACAATACGTGCCTCAAGCAAATCGAGTTTCCCGCGGCCGTACATCTGACGCTTGATGAGTTTCAGTTTCGTGATCTGGCCCTCTGTCTGGCCGTTCGACCATATTGAAATTATTGCGTTTTGAACCGCTGCTCTGTCGCGGATAATGCCATTGGCGAATGATGCGACTAGACTTCTTGCCGCGCGGTCGAGCCATGCTTCCAGATCACCCCTGGACTTGCTGCGCAGCATGTTGTGAAAGCTCTCGATGATATCTCTAGCCTCGACAAGGTCCGGTAATCGCTCCTCGATTGCAGCAACCGTCATCGCTTGAGCCTTGGTCAATTTGTTGCGTTCAAGTGTCATCAGGCGGACGATGGTGCGTGCTGCCGGCGCGTGGCCGAGCCCGTTTTCGGCTTTTTCGGCTCGCCTTCGTCGTGTCGCCCATTCTGTAACGACACGAAGACCGCCACCAAACCCGGCCAAGCGAAGCTGCCGCCAGAGTTCAGCGCCGTTTCGTGATCCGGCATCCCTTTGCGCTTCAAGCCACGGCAGGTGTGGTTCGAGCGAAGTGTGCCGGACCCGGAAGATGTCGGTTCGTTGACCACGAACAACGCTGCGAA
Proteins encoded in this region:
- a CDS encoding lysine--tRNA ligase, producing the protein MTSHRLPEITLTPELTAAAAEAKSWPFEEARKILKRYEKTGLPETVIFETGYGPSGLPHIGTFGEVARTSMVRHAFRILTEDKVKTRLICFSDDLDGMRKIPDNVPDKAALEPYLQLPLSAVPNPFGGEYKSFAEHNNAMLCRFLDTFGFDYEFASATDYYKSGKFDAVLLKAVERYDDIMKVMLPTLGEERQATYSPFLPISPKSGRVLYVPMKSVDAKAGTITFDDEDGVETTLPVTGGNVKLQWKPDFGMRWAALGVDFEMFGKDHQTNAGIYDRICEILGGRAPEHFVYELFLDQLGQKISKSKGNGIAIDEWLAYAPTESLALYNFQKPKTAKKLYFDVIPKAVDEYFTYLSAYNRQEWKDRLNNPVWHIHYGNPPKVELPVTFALMLNLVSASNAENPSVLWGFISRHVPGVTPENNPELDALVGYAIRYFNDFVKPTKQFRAPDDVERAALEGLDAKLATLPAGTDGTDIQNSILDVARAIERYQDHTKKSPEGGPGVSVSFFQMLYEVLIGQERGPRFGSFVALYGIDETRALVQKALAGTLS
- a CDS encoding 3-hydroxyacyl-CoA dehydrogenase NAD-binding domain-containing protein, whose amino-acid sequence is MAYVNFKVETDTDGIALVTWDMPEKSMNVFTVEAMQELNAIIDATTADEKVKGVVITSGKDTFSGGADLTMLEGMFKEFQKQKAKDKQAAVQSLFDNVGRMGGLFRKLETSGKPWVSAINGTCMGGAFEMSLACHARVASDAPGVKMGLPEVKVGLFPGAGGTQRVPRLANQQDALQMMTTGSSLTAQRAKAMGLVTEVAPAKKLVETAKKLIKGGLKPVQPWDEKGFKLPGGAIYSAAGANLWPAATAILRRETSGNYPAALAILKSVYEGLLVPFDTGLKIEQRYFTEILQTTEAGMMIRSLFVSLQELNKGARRPADEKPTKFKKIGVIGAGFMGAGIAYVTAKAGIPVVLIDRDQESADKGKAHTADLITKEMQKGRATEADKEKLLSLITATPDYALLEGTDLVIEAVFEDREVKRVATEKAEEVLKTSAVFASNTSTLPITGLAKVSKRPKNFIGIHFFSPVDKMMLVEVILGKKTSDKALAVALDYVRAIKKTPIVVNDTRGFYVNRCVLRYMSEAYNMLVEGVPAAMIENAARMAGMPVGPLALNDETAIDLSQKILKATLADLGEKAVDPRHVELVDRLVNEFDRKGRKNGKGFYEYPAKPAKKHLWAGLKDLYPQQNPDKIDVKELKERFLVTIALEAARVMEEGIVTDPREADVGSILAFGFAPYTGGTLSYIDGMGAKKFVKLAKELQRKYGQQFKAPKLLADMAENGESFYQRFNPYKSEAKKAA
- a CDS encoding thermonuclease family protein; the protein is MTKPPRKSNARIVFGSLASLTGAILAAAFVAPFYGALDRPVTVVESGDGESKVEAGSGNGIVVEQFDYNEPDKDADNPLAPDAPAPEAAPNTNEQNSASQSGQSEPGQSGFEREPARPPLSDLGLASAPKPPEPPAPAISVDEGEQMQLLQRPVAIAAGRLESQGRIVDLQGIEVMPVEQSCQSSSGENWPCGMQARTAFRQWLRARAIMCRLPKDDSGAAIATQCTVGNDDAAQWLVANGWAEAVAGGAYQEAGEKAEAGKLGIYGNKPETALPEFGNGVDQPIIQAPATPDQPIRPQQLDGEFPPAPQN
- a CDS encoding acetyl-CoA C-acetyltransferase is translated as MAEAYIYDHVRTPRGRGKKDGSLHEVPAVRLGAKVLESLRDRNGIDTAKVDDIIFGCVDPVGEAGAVIPKSAAFEAGYDFKAPGIQISRFCASGLDAINLAAAKVAFGADDLVIAGGVESMSRVGMGMSGGAWYMDPSVGFPGFFMPQGVSADLIATKYGFSRDDVDAYAVESQKRAAKSWEKGYFKNSVIPIKDQNGLTILDHDEHMRPGTDMQALGQLNPSFVMPGEMGGFNAVGIQAHPEVETINHVHHAGNSSGIVDGAAGVLVGSKKAGKAFDIKPRARIRAFANIGSEPALMLTGPVDVTEKLLKQAKMKLSDIDLFELNEAFAAVVLRYMQAFDIPHDKINVNGGAIALGHPLGATGAMILGTVLDELERRDLNTALVTLCIGAGMGTATIIERV
- a CDS encoding helix-turn-helix transcriptional regulator is translated as MFSHDSVWAAIDALAERSSLSASGLARRAGLDPTTFNKSKRYASDGRARWPSTESLAKVMEATGATFDEFTRLIRGENSTPNYGEYLQEPSAIPLLGMAEAGGGGYFDDAGFPAGQGWDVVQFPAAPNDHVYALEVSGDSMLPLYRDGDTLVVAPNAAVRRGDRVVVRTKEGEVMAKILHRQTPRTIELHSFNPEFPNRAFEMKDVEWVARILWASQ
- a CDS encoding acyl-CoA dehydrogenase C-terminal domain-containing protein; its protein translation is MPSYRAPVEDTNFVLNDVLNYQRYNNLPGFADASPDVVEAILSEGAKLAEGTLFPVNHTGDQEGCARASDGSVKTPKGFKAAYDQYREGGWLGLAVPEQYGGQGLPYLLHTAVGEYMSSANMALTMYPGLTQGAIAAILTHGTDEQKETYLPKMVEGTWTGTMNLTEPHCGTDLGLLRTSATPQDDGSYKISGQKIFISAGEHDMSENIIHLVLARIDGAPEGVKGISLFIVPKFVLDADGNPGERNGVSCGSIEEKMGIHGNATCVMNYDDATGFLIGEAHKGLRAMFTMMNEARLGVALQGLSIAETAYQNAAIYARERIQGRALSGAAAPDKKADPIIVHPDIRRNLMNIRAFNEAGRALILWTALNSDIAHRSGDEAERQAADDLVGLLTPVLKGVLTDKGFEHAVMAQQVFGGHGYIEEHGMSQYVRDARIAMIYEGANGIQALDLVGRKLALNGGRAITAFFKEVGEFCETNRENEKLSFFTKHLKKGVNDLQAATMWLMQNAMAKPDNAGAASNDYMHLFGLVALGYMWARMAKVAEEKLAAGEGNKAYLEAKLVTARYYFERIMPESVAHLARIQSGAESMMALNADAF